One window of Atribacter laminatus genomic DNA carries:
- a CDS encoding rubrerythrin family protein translates to MRKMTQHNLEDAFAGESQAHMRYLIFAEVAEKEGKHNLARLFKAIAYAEQVHATNHFRELGNINESVKNLDMAIAGENFEVEEMYPVYNNTASFQNEKGAVRSTHYAWETEKVHEKMYKEAKEAAKKGKDIDVEKIFICPVCGYTIEGELPNYCPVCNTKKELFKTF, encoded by the coding sequence ATGCGTAAAATGACACAACACAATCTTGAAGATGCTTTTGCGGGTGAATCTCAGGCTCATATGAGATATCTCATCTTTGCTGAAGTTGCAGAAAAAGAAGGAAAACACAATTTAGCAAGACTTTTTAAAGCAATTGCCTATGCTGAACAAGTCCATGCCACTAATCATTTTCGGGAGTTGGGTAATATTAATGAAAGTGTCAAAAATTTAGACATGGCAATTGCTGGAGAAAACTTTGAAGTTGAAGAAATGTATCCAGTTTACAACAATACCGCCTCATTTCAAAACGAAAAAGGTGCGGTTCGATCAACTCATTATGCCTGGGAAACGGAAAAAGTCCACGAAAAAATGTATAAAGAAGCCAAAGAAGCTGCCAAAAAAGGAAAAGATATTGACGTTGAAAAAATATTCATTTGTCCAGTGTGTGGGTATACGATTGAAGGAGAGCTTCCCAATTATTGTCCGGTTTGTAACACAAAAAAAGAGCTCTTTAAGACTTTTTAG
- a CDS encoding CPBP family glutamic-type intramembrane protease: MKTIKALFPVYWQLVSSREGIILITGILAVVFYDTFYLQLVRIFPNYSMQLFLLTGILWLFVFPSLVNRFFMKIPYHELGGSIGSIRNWGKWLLFLLALGIGWAYIVSRNPSYRSFYPMFPAARTSIVQFVYYQCMVALYMYSWEYFCRGFLLFGLKNKWGRYAILIQLIIFTLLHQGKPEYLVSIIGGLGMGIFAYEAGTFLPVFLLHFITALFLDIFCVI; this comes from the coding sequence ATGAAAACTATAAAAGCTCTTTTCCCAGTATATTGGCAGTTAGTATCCAGTCGAGAAGGTATCATTTTGATCACCGGTATTCTGGCAGTGGTGTTTTACGATACATTTTATCTTCAATTGGTTCGAATTTTTCCTAATTATTCAATGCAGCTTTTTCTTTTAACTGGCATTCTTTGGCTTTTTGTTTTTCCTTCCTTGGTTAATCGTTTTTTTATGAAAATTCCATATCATGAATTGGGAGGAAGTATTGGTTCCATTCGAAACTGGGGGAAATGGTTGCTCTTTTTGCTTGCTCTGGGCATCGGGTGGGCATATATTGTTTCAAGAAATCCATCCTATCGTTCTTTTTACCCCATGTTTCCAGCTGCACGCACTTCAATCGTACAATTTGTATATTACCAATGCATGGTTGCTCTATATATGTATTCTTGGGAATATTTTTGTAGAGGTTTTCTTCTTTTTGGATTAAAAAACAAATGGGGGCGTTATGCTATTCTCATTCAACTGATAATTTTTACCCTTCTTCACCAAGGGAAACCTGAATATTTGGTTTCTATCATTGGTGGTTTGGGAATGGGTATATTTGCTTACGAAGCTGGGACTTTTTTACCGGTATTTCTCCTTCATTTTATTACTGCTTTATTTTTAGATATTTTTTGCGTTATCTAA
- a CDS encoding cation diffusion facilitator family transporter, producing the protein MNDLKRSKSENKLIITIILNLTISIFEIIGGILSGSLSLISDALHNLSDSASMFISLFSLRVANREKSSKNTYGFKRAEIIAALINSILLFITLVYIFYESIQRLIHPQEVSSIIMLPVAFIGLLGNFFSAVLLFKESQKSMNLKSTFLHIVIDTISSVIVIVGGLIIHYTGWFYIDPVLSLIVITYVLKEGYTIFREVVHILMQGTPADIDLSQIKSRLESIPGVENIHHIHVWSLNENERYSELHALINCQTLNEMDQLRDQINRVLRNEFQINHTTIQFEGEKCKITNI; encoded by the coding sequence ATGAACGACCTTAAACGATCAAAAAGTGAAAATAAACTGATTATAACTATAATTTTGAACCTCACCATCTCCATCTTCGAAATTATAGGTGGTATATTGTCGGGAAGTTTATCTTTAATTTCTGACGCCCTCCATAACCTGAGCGACTCCGCCTCGATGTTCATTAGTCTTTTTTCTCTTCGAGTTGCCAATAGAGAAAAGTCTTCAAAAAATACTTATGGATTTAAGCGGGCAGAGATTATTGCAGCTTTAATCAATTCTATACTTCTTTTTATTACCTTAGTCTACATTTTTTATGAATCCATACAAAGATTAATTCACCCTCAAGAAGTGAGTTCAATAATCATGCTTCCAGTTGCTTTTATTGGTCTTCTCGGAAACTTTTTCTCAGCAGTTCTGCTATTTAAAGAATCTCAAAAAAGCATGAACCTTAAAAGTACTTTTTTGCACATCGTTATTGATACGATTTCATCTGTAATTGTCATTGTTGGAGGACTTATTATTCATTATACTGGTTGGTTTTACATTGACCCAGTTCTTAGCTTGATTGTAATTACCTATGTATTAAAAGAAGGATATACAATTTTCCGAGAGGTTGTTCACATTTTAATGCAAGGGACACCAGCCGATATTGATCTTTCTCAGATTAAATCTCGGCTTGAATCAATACCAGGAGTTGAAAACATCCATCATATTCATGTCTGGTCTTTGAATGAAAATGAACGCTACTCCGAACTTCATGCTTTGATTAACTGTCAAACACTAAACGAAATGGATCAACTCCGCGATCAAATTAATAGGGTATTAAGGAATGAATTTCAAATTAATCATACCACTATCCAATTTGAGGGTGAAAAATGCAAAATTACCAATATTTGA
- a CDS encoding class II SORL domain-containing protein, translated as MKEFGELFQSADWKQEKHSPVIDGPDSVKKGDFANYSVSVGKEIPHPNTTEHHIRWIEIYFLPEGAKFPFQVARFDYTAHGESTEGANQGPVYTSPYSCFTVKLEKPGVFYATSYCNIHGLWKSEKAISLHD; from the coding sequence ATGAAAGAATTTGGAGAGTTATTTCAGTCGGCCGATTGGAAACAAGAGAAACATTCCCCGGTTATTGACGGTCCCGATTCGGTAAAAAAAGGAGATTTTGCCAATTATTCAGTATCAGTAGGAAAAGAAATACCACATCCTAATACCACTGAACACCATATTCGTTGGATTGAGATTTATTTTCTTCCAGAAGGTGCAAAGTTTCCTTTTCAGGTAGCTCGTTTTGATTATACCGCTCACGGTGAATCAACTGAAGGTGCCAACCAAGGACCAGTTTACACTTCACCCTATTCTTGTTTCACAGTGAAACTGGAAAAACCAGGTGTTTTTTACGCTACATCTTATTGTAATATTCATGGACTTTGGAAAAGCGAAAAAGCAATTTCTTTGCACGATTAA